A window of Hevea brasiliensis isolate MT/VB/25A 57/8 chromosome 14, ASM3005281v1, whole genome shotgun sequence contains these coding sequences:
- the LOC131172708 gene encoding disease resistance protein RPV1-like — MSKGDDSYDLNLIGIKLRVEEVEQLLNEKQIVGIWGMGGIGKTTIAQEVFHRNKNKFDGHCFVENVRETMTKQSSNSVRVKIIPQLLRDKHVDSLNDSTRRRLKSKKVLIVFDDVEDRNHLKDLAGECDLYGEGSRIIITSRDSHVLNSDFSEKGVYEVEKLIDSQSMELFSLHAFNQNLPKEKYLELSKKVTIYARGNPLALKVLGSHLFRRTIKEWESELEKLEGKSLKKIQDVLKTSYDGLEKSEQEIFLDIACFFKGEDKDEVERKLKACGFYPESGIPRLIEKSLITISNGAVDMHDLLEQMGKDIVNEECKQLGRRSRLWNYEDINHVLITETGTENVEAISFRPSGRGILKLSATAFAKMCNLRFIEVYAKSNRVLLPKNFEFCAQALRCLYWDYYPLESLPLNFWPKNLVELRMRESKLIQLWNGGDKPLGNLKIMDLNYSDDLIRIPNLSSIAPNLEFLYLEECSSLVEIPSLQNLTKLTELDLTYCDEVKDCPEIPCNIRILKLDGTGIEQLPSSIKHLSQLVILSLGECTALESLPSSIGNLKRLEELHLSECPSLVTIPSSIGELKCLEYLFLENCSNLESLPESIKQLSKLKELNLEDCKRLKSLPGLPSCLKLLNATDCRSLESASISFNFLEHEDENEEADRSEHENEEAHKSESKDCKFLDFSNCVKLNKKVMEDVFEAHLLGQKVTLLMAGGEVPERMRYKNKGTSLSFKLDLRHVIAFSFCVVLRPRGGFYFPRFEVDFICESGNRRERNAFNLFSNKDVANWNGYYAAPYLSDSSHVLLSFNGLRTRFDEECLVKASFCCMPYWQEEKIMESGLYHLPLYCHLREGRLYRRIIKLKSGEKQQVK, encoded by the exons ATGTCTAAAGGTGATGATTCTTATGATCTCAACTTGATTGGAATTAAACTGCGTGTGGAAGAAGTGGAACAGTTGTTAAATGAGAAGCAGATTGTAGGAATTTGGGGGATGGGAGGCATTGGTAAAACAACTATTGCACAAGAAGTATTTCATCGAAACAAGAATAAATTTGATGGTCATTGTTTCGTTGAAAATGTTAGGGAAACAATGACAAAGCAATCATCAAATTCAGTGCGAGTCAAAATCATTCCACAATTATTAAGGGACAAACATGTAGACAGTTTGAATGATTCTACTAGGAGAAGGCTTAAGAGTAAGAAGGTGTTGATTGTTTTTGATGATGTAGAGGATCGAAACCATTTAAAAGATTTAGCAGGAGAGTGTGATTTGTATGGTGAGGGAAGTAGAATCATCATAACTAGTAGAGATTCACATGTACTTAATTCTGATTTTTCAGAGAAAGGCGTATATGAGGTTGAGAAGTTAATTGATTCTCAAAGTATGGAACTCTTTAGCTTGCATGCCTTCAACCAAAATCTTCCTAAGGAAAAATATTTGGAGCTATCAAAGAAGGTGACAATCTATGCTAGAGGCAATCCACTTGCTCTTAAAGTTTTGGGATCTCATTTATTTCGCAGGACGATAAAAGAATGGGAAAGTGAATTGGAAAAATTGGAAGGCAAATCTCTTAAGAAAATTCAAGATGTTTTGAAAACAAGTTATGATGGGCTAGAAAAGAGTGAACAGGAAATATTTCTTGATATTGCATGTTTCTTCAAAGGGGAAGATAAAGATGAGGTTGAGAGAAAATTAAAAGCATGTggtttctatccagaaagtgGAATACCTCGTCTAATTGAGAAATCTCTTATAACTATTTCAAACGGTGCGGTAGATATGCATGACTTGTTAGAGCAAATGGGCAAGGATATTGTTAATGAGGAATGCAAACAGCTTGGAAGGCGCAGCAGGTTGTGGAATTATGAAGATATTAATCATGTATTGATAACAGAAACG GGAACCGAAAATGTTGAGGCCATATCATTTCGTCCAAGTGGGAGAGGTATTTTGAAGCTAAGTGCCACGGCCTTTGCGAAGATGTGCAATCTTAGATTCATCGAAGTATATGCAAAGTCGAACAGAGTGCTCCTTCCTAAGAACTTTGAATTTTGTGCACAAGCACTAAGATGTCTTTACTGGGATTATTATCCTCTGGAATCTTTGCCGTTAAATTTTTGGCCAAAGAATCTTGTAGAACTTCGTATGCGTGAGAGCAAACTCATACAACTGTGGAATGGAGGAGATAAG CCTCTTGGAAATTTGAAAATAATGGACCTCAACTACTCTGATGACCTGATCAGGATTCCGAACCTGTCTAGTATTGCCCCAAATCTTGAGTTTTTATATTTGGAAGAATGTTCGAGTTTGGTTGAAATTCCCTCTCTTCAAAATCTGACCAAGCTTACTGAACTTGATCTAACTTACTGCGATGAAGTCAAAGATTGTCCAGAGATTCCGTGTAATATAAGGATTCTAAAATTAGACGGAACTGGAATAGAACAACTGCCCTCATCAATTAAGCATCTGTctcaacttgtcatattgtccttGGGTGAGTGTACAGCACTCGAGAGTCTTCCAAGCAGCATTGGCAATTTGAAACGTCTTGAAGAACTTCATCTATCTGAATGTCCAAGTCTCGTGACTATTCCAAGCAGCATAGGCGAGTTGAAATGTCTTGAATATTTATTTCTCGAGAATTGCTCAAATTTAGAAAGTCTTCCTGAAAGCATCAAACAACTTTCGAAGTTGAAAGAGCTTAATTTAGAAGATTGCAAGAGACTTAAAAGTTTACCAGGGCTTCCATCATGCTTAAAATTATTAAATGCAACTGATTGTCGCTCTCTGGAATCTGcatcaatttctttcaatttcttagaACATGAAGATGAAAATGAAGAAGCAGATAGAAGTGAACATGAAAATGAAGAAGCACATAAAAGTGAATCTAAAGATTGCaaatttcttgattttagtaATTGCGTCAAATTGAATAAGAAAGTAATGGAGGATGTTTTTGAAGCGCACCTGTTGGGTCAGAAAGTTACATTATTGATGGCAGGAGGTGAAGTGCCAGAAAGGATGAGGTATAAGAATAAAGGAACCTCGCTTTCCTTCAAACTTGACCTTCGTCACGTAATTGCCTTCTCTTTCTGCGTTGTTCTTCGTCCCAGAGGTGGTTTTTATTTTCCTAGATTTGAAGTGGATTTCATATGTGAATCTGGAAATAGGCGGGAACGTAATGCGTTCAACTTATTTAGCAATAAGGACGTTGCGAATTGGAATGGTTATTATGCAGCTCCGTATCTTTCGGACTCATCACACGTGTTGCTTTCATTCAATGGATTGAGGACACGTTTTGATGAAGAGTGTTTGGTTAAGGCCTCATTTTGCTGCATGCCTTACTGGCAAGAGGAGAAAATTATGGAGTCTGGG CTCTATCATCTACCGCTCTATTGCCATTTGAGAGAGGGAAGACTATACAGGAGAATAATTAAGCTCAAATCAGGGGAAAAACAACAGGTGAAATGA
- the LOC131172709 gene encoding YTH domain-containing protein ECT4-like, whose product MLNRVNLGFYRSTIAAGTELALLLAESLPTGLKSESIRKLARRDVASGKDGLPCGSTSFSCFSRDATSNTKGEVDGNSGIKGETDQESVGDLGIYNPPTSSYNYYYPEYNGSFTQLDDHVYRLITSGMQSDNGSLVYYLPGYNPYASGAVVGVDGQSVGQQAYFSSPGYLPHPVFYGSEAMPCYSWDSAYFSDVSNGNTGSQNGKYGSASTFAKSSGFNYMKSNDNTAGKSSKSTNTQAIRPLNKVSALGSDFSAGLSKGYHSVGNLPPFSIQKHGPFPHNCPMNYRQNGRIWNGNDRNKSGDRFYKNSDFETSNELTSGPRGSNKFPSLETAVKEDLGITVQRDQYNKPDFETKYADAKFYVIKSYNEDDIHKSIKYDVWASTPNGNKKLDAAFREAEQRS is encoded by the exons ATGCTAAATC GTGTTAACTTGGGCTTTTATCGATCGACGATTGCCGCTGGAACAGAACTTGCTCTCTTATTGG CTGAATCTCTTCCTACAGGATTGAAGTCGGAGTCCATTAGGAAATTGGCTAGGCGTGATGTG GCTTCTGGAAAAGATGGATTACCATGTGGCTCAACATCATTCAGTTGCTTTTCACGGGATGCTACTTCTAATACCAAAGGTGAAGTAGATGGTAATTCTGGTATCAAAGGGGAGACTGACCAAGAGTCTGTTGGAGACCTTGGTATTTACAATCCACCGACTAGTAGTTACAATTATTACTACCCAG AGTATAATGGATCCTTCACACAATTGGATGATCATG TGTATCGGTTGATCACATCAGGGATGCAATCAGACAATGGATCACTAGTCTATTATTTACCTGGCTATAATCCATATGCTTCTGGGGCAGTGGTTGGGGTAGATGGGCAAAGTGTTGGTCAACAAGCATATTTTTCTTCACCTGGATACCTTCCACATCCTGTTTTCTATGGATCAGAAGCCATGCCTTGCTATTCATGGGATTCAGCATATTTTAGTGATGTCTCAAATGGCAATACTGGTTCTCAAAATGGAAAATATGGATCAGCTTCTACTTTTGCCAAGTCCAGTGGTTTTAACTATATGAAGTCTAACGACAATACTGCTGGCAAATCCTCTAAGTCTACTAATACACAAGCAATCAGACCTTTAAACAAG GTGTCTGCATTGGGTTCTGATTTCTCAGCAGGCCTCTCGAAAGGATACCATTCTGTAGGAAATTTGCCTCCTTTTTCTATCCAAAAACATGGTCCATTCCCGCATAATTGTCCTATGAACTATAGACAGAACGGAAGGATATGGAATGGAAATGATAGAAATAAATCTGGAGACAGATTCTATAAAAACAGTgattttgaaacctcaaatgaacTAACTTCTGGTCCTAGGGGCTCTAACAAATTTCCTTCTCTGGAGACTGCTGTCAAGGAAGACTTGGGAATCACTGTACAAAGAGATCAGTATAACAAACCAGATTTTGAAACTAAGTACGCAGATGCTAAGTTCTATGTTATCAAATCTTACAATGAAGATGACATTCATAAGAGCATTAAATATGATGTATGGGCAAGCACTCCAAATGGAAATAAGAAGTTAGATGCAGCATTCCGTGAAGCAGAACAGAGATCTTGA